A single window of Pyrus communis chromosome 10, drPyrComm1.1, whole genome shotgun sequence DNA harbors:
- the LOC137748684 gene encoding transcription factor HHO5-like isoform X2, whose translation MELLSLDSSPLFVPKTITDFLAQLAAIKDGSQRSSELDGYVKRLEDELRKIEVFKRELPLCMLLLKDAIERLKEEGMRWRRMDERPVVEEFMPLKGNSEEDGGVVSGKENIDKKNWMSSAQLWNTSINVFDYTKHNSVELKLGNEADDRSVPENPIVVSNNRAVEGALLAFRGQNELSGFAKPCLKEDKEVSEVPNLCLMTPLMSEALAGSANANSKTSNGCKGGGLGSGVAGQVKLLNKPQPQPQQQQQSLRKPRRCWSPELHRRFVDALQQLGGTEATPKQIRELMQVEGLTNDEVKSHLQKYRLHIRKLPPSAAAGQGNALLMSLDHSGDHSKANNVQSGSPQGPLLAGGYAKGRSTTGGESGNSREAEEDEKSDG comes from the exons atggagCTGCTGAGCTTGGACTCCAGTCCTCTGTTCGTCCCGAAAACAATCACCGACTTTCTCGCCCAGCTCGCCGCAATTAAAGATGGCTCTCAGAGGTCTTCAGAGCTCGATGGGTACGTGAAGAGATTGGAAGATGAACtcagaaagattgaagtttTCAAGCGGGAGCTTCCTCTCTGCATGCTTCTCTTGAAGGATG CGATTGAGCGGTTGAAGGAGGAAGGAATGCGGTGGAGGCGAATGGACGAGCGGCCGGTGGTGGAGGAGTTCATGCCGTTGAAGGGCAATTCTGAGGAGGACGGAGGGGTAGTTTCGGGAAAGGAGAATATTGACAAGAAGAACTGGATGAGCTCTGCTCAGCTGTGGAACACGAGCATCAACGTTTTCGATTACACCAAACACAACTCTGTTGAACTTAAACTG GGGAATGAGGCAGATGATCGGTCGGTGCCTGAGAACCCAATTGTGGTGAGTAATAACAGAGCCGTGGAGGGGGCATTACTGGCATTCAGGGGACAGAATGAGCTCTCTGGTTTTGCAAAACCATGTTTGAAGGAAGACAAGGAGGTTTCCGAGGTTCCAAACCTTTGTCTTATGACTCCATTGATGTCTGAAGCACTGGCTGGTTCTGCAAACGCAAACTCTAAGACCAGCAATGGCTGCAAAGGCGGCGGTTTGGGTTCTGGTGTGGCAGGACAAGTGAAATTACTGAACAAACCTCAGCCCCAgccacagcagcagcagcaatccTTGAGGAAACCAAGGCGGTGCTGGTCCCCGGAGCTCCACCGCCGCTTTGTTGATGCCCTTCAGCAGCTTGGAGGAACAGAAG CCACTCCTAAGCAGATAAGAGAGCTTATGCAGGTGGAGGGTCTCACCAATGATGAAGTTAAGAGCCATTTGCAG AAATACCGCCTTCACATCCGAAAGCTACCGCCTTCTGCTGCTGCCGGCCAAGGGAATGCCTTACTCATGTCCTTGGATCACAGTGGAGACCATTCTAAGGCAAACAACGTACAGTCTGGCTCTCCACAGGGTCCTCTCCTTGCGGGCGGGTATGCCAAAGGTCGATCCACAACTGGAGGCGAGTCAGGCAACAGCAGGGAAGCCGAAGAGGACGAGAAATCGGATGGATAA
- the LOC137748511 gene encoding uncharacterized protein produces MRELVTLQVGSFANYVGSHFWNFQDELLGLAEDAYADPVFKNQSLNMDVLYRSGQTHQGTVTYTPRLVSVDLQGSLGSLSSRGTLYNEGSSASSNIFTWGGNVSTQAAEPHKKNLFLQSLYEEEQGDFLTLQNGVNGGEESSRREIHDSEIVESLENGVQYWTDFSKVHYHPQSLYELSGLWVDPQKFDNYGIGRESLSAGLQGEEVSERLRFFVEECDHIQGFQFIVDDSGGFSPLAVDILESIADEYTNAPVMLYAVRGSGSSMDPRSQKQRVSRKLHDAVSFSMLSSLCKLIVPVGLPSLSTSKASNFLSINDEKPYHCSAAYAATLHSVSLPFRMEPLGPTGDSSYASGAATVSEVVQILSGQARQNMVAILDAAMPSPSLAENSLGETLLRNLQPLTPETAEDVEDLQLVESMTVHGALGSGGHRASISEVTDTVHAAYEHAITRPMFCHLSVAQCPLPIPLPFPSIFGNLVGQHGELLSTPIVGSPSRGSLDVHSIPMAARLRSSSAILPFLENRLGGLRSCGIPRGAPGAELVRSWGFAKDELEDMGEMLSKMIATLDPHSQLSSDSD; encoded by the exons ATGAGAGAACTCGTCACTCTTCAAGTTGGAAGCTTTGCAAACTATGTGGGCTCCCATTTCTGGAACTTCCAG GATGAACTACTCGGGTTGGCGGAGGACGCTTACGCCGACCCAGTGTTCAAGAATCAGTCTTTGAACATGGACGTGCTCTACCGCTCTGGTCAGACGCACCAG GGCACTGTGACTTACACACCCCGCCTCGTTTCGGTTGATCTTCAAG GGTCCCTCGGGTCTTTGAGTTCACGCGGCACGTTGTATAATGAGGGTTCATCTGCATCATCAAATATTTTCACATG GGGTGGTAATGTTTCTACTCAAGCCGCTGAGCCTCATAAGAAGAATTTGTTCTTACAAAGTTTATACGAGGAAGAGCAGGGGGATTTTTTGACTCTTCAAAATGGTGTCAATGGTGGGGAGGAGAGTTCTCGAAGGGAAATTCATGACAGCGAAATAGTGGAGAGTTTAGAAAATGGGGTCCAGTACTGGACTGATTTTTCAAAAGTTCACTATCATCCCCAAAGTTTATATGAATTGAGTGGTTTGTGGGTGGATCCTCAGAAATTTGACAATTACGGGATTGGAAGAGAATCCTTATCTGCGGGTTTACAGGGAGAAGAAGTTAGTGAGAGGCTTCGCTTTTTTGTAGAAGAGTGCGACCATATTCAG GGTTTTCAATTCATCGTTGATGACTCAGGAGGTTTCTCTCCTCTAGCTGTGGATATTCTGGAGAGTATTGCAGATGAATACACAAATGCTCCAGTGATGCTTTATGCTGTGCGTGGTTCAGGTTCTTCCATGGACCCCAGAAGCCAGAAGCAGAGAGTCAGTAGGAAGCTTCACGATGCAGTTTCGTTTTCAATGCTGTCATCCTTATGCAAACTGATTGTTCCAGTCGGGCTACCCTCATTGAGTACAA GCAAAGCTTCAAACTTTCTCAGCATCAATGATGAAAAGCCTTATCACTGCAGTGCAGCTTACGCTGCCACCCTACATTCTGTTAGTCTCCCTTTTCGAATGGAACCACTTGGGCCCACTGGAGACTCATCTTATGCTTCTGGTGCTGCGACTGTTAGTGAGGTTGTGCAAATCTTATCAGGGCAAGCTAGGCAAAATATGGTTGCCATTCTGGATGCTGCAATGCCATCCCCTTCTTTAGCTg AGAATTCGCTTGGTGAGACTTTATTAAGGAATTTGCAGCCATTGACACCAGAGACAGCAGAAGATGTCGAGGACTTACAGTTAGTAGAATCCATGACAGTCCATGGGGCCCTAGGATCAG GAGGTCATCGGGCATCAATTTCTGAAGTTACGGATACAGTTCATGCTGCCTATGAACATGCAATAACAAGGCCAATGTTCTGCCATCTGTCAGTGGCTCAATGTCCTCTTCCAATACCTTTGCCTTTTCCTTCAATCTTTGGCAACCTTGTTGGCCAACATGGTGAACTTTTGAGCACGCCAATTGTTGGTTCCCCATCAAGGGGATCACTTGATGTTCATTCCATCCCTATGGCAGCTAGACTACGGTCTAGCAGTGCCATCTTGCCATTTTTGGAGAATAGGTTGGGTGGCCTTCGTAGCTGTGGGATTCCCAGAGGAGCACCTGGGGCGGAGTTAGTTAGAAGTTGGGGCTTTGCAAAGGATGAATTAGAAGACATGGGTGAGATGCTGTCTAAAATGATTGCGACACTGGATCCACATTCTCAACTGTCATCTGATTCAGATTAA
- the LOC137748684 gene encoding transcription factor HHO5-like isoform X1 → MELLSLDSSPLFVPKTITDFLAQLAAIKDGSQRSSELDGYVKRLEDELRKIEVFKRELPLCMLLLKDAIERLKEEGMRWRRMDERPVVEEFMPLKGNSEEDGGVVSGKENIDKKNWMSSAQLWNTSINVFDYTKHNSVELKLGNEADDRSVPENPIVVSNNRAVEGALLAFRGQNELSGFAKPCLKEDKEVSEVPNLCLMTPLMSEALAGSANANSKTSNGCKGGGLGSGVAGQVKLLNKPQPQPQQQQQSLRKPRRCWSPELHRRFVDALQQLGGTEVATPKQIRELMQVEGLTNDEVKSHLQKYRLHIRKLPPSAAAGQGNALLMSLDHSGDHSKANNVQSGSPQGPLLAGGYAKGRSTTGGESGNSREAEEDEKSDG, encoded by the exons atggagCTGCTGAGCTTGGACTCCAGTCCTCTGTTCGTCCCGAAAACAATCACCGACTTTCTCGCCCAGCTCGCCGCAATTAAAGATGGCTCTCAGAGGTCTTCAGAGCTCGATGGGTACGTGAAGAGATTGGAAGATGAACtcagaaagattgaagtttTCAAGCGGGAGCTTCCTCTCTGCATGCTTCTCTTGAAGGATG CGATTGAGCGGTTGAAGGAGGAAGGAATGCGGTGGAGGCGAATGGACGAGCGGCCGGTGGTGGAGGAGTTCATGCCGTTGAAGGGCAATTCTGAGGAGGACGGAGGGGTAGTTTCGGGAAAGGAGAATATTGACAAGAAGAACTGGATGAGCTCTGCTCAGCTGTGGAACACGAGCATCAACGTTTTCGATTACACCAAACACAACTCTGTTGAACTTAAACTG GGGAATGAGGCAGATGATCGGTCGGTGCCTGAGAACCCAATTGTGGTGAGTAATAACAGAGCCGTGGAGGGGGCATTACTGGCATTCAGGGGACAGAATGAGCTCTCTGGTTTTGCAAAACCATGTTTGAAGGAAGACAAGGAGGTTTCCGAGGTTCCAAACCTTTGTCTTATGACTCCATTGATGTCTGAAGCACTGGCTGGTTCTGCAAACGCAAACTCTAAGACCAGCAATGGCTGCAAAGGCGGCGGTTTGGGTTCTGGTGTGGCAGGACAAGTGAAATTACTGAACAAACCTCAGCCCCAgccacagcagcagcagcaatccTTGAGGAAACCAAGGCGGTGCTGGTCCCCGGAGCTCCACCGCCGCTTTGTTGATGCCCTTCAGCAGCTTGGAGGAACAGAAG TAGCCACTCCTAAGCAGATAAGAGAGCTTATGCAGGTGGAGGGTCTCACCAATGATGAAGTTAAGAGCCATTTGCAG AAATACCGCCTTCACATCCGAAAGCTACCGCCTTCTGCTGCTGCCGGCCAAGGGAATGCCTTACTCATGTCCTTGGATCACAGTGGAGACCATTCTAAGGCAAACAACGTACAGTCTGGCTCTCCACAGGGTCCTCTCCTTGCGGGCGGGTATGCCAAAGGTCGATCCACAACTGGAGGCGAGTCAGGCAACAGCAGGGAAGCCGAAGAGGACGAGAAATCGGATGGATAA